The Xiphophorus hellerii strain 12219 chromosome 6, Xiphophorus_hellerii-4.1, whole genome shotgun sequence genomic interval ttcagttttaaacattattGAGCTGCAGAATAACATCTGGACTCTTCAGAGCAAGGATACCAACGAGACGACCAGTGAGATATCAGGTACTTTAAATTGTTACTGGTTCAGAGTTAAACATTTATGGGAATTGTGTCACAAATTCCTTAATTTACTCCACattaaactgttattttttttttttcagagttgCAAAGGAGACTGGATGGTCTGCTGAGTGAGATAGATAGCAAAGACCAGGAAACCCTAAAACACAGTGAGTGAAACAGTTTCCAACACTTTCATTCCTCTAGAGAGCACATGTCTGTCCTTCTTTGGTTCAttatgatatttaataaaacaaatgttgtctAGGCTcttgactttgtgttttgcGTTTCAGTGATGACAGTCCTGACCCTGCAGAGTCAGGTGGAATATCTTCAGAAACAGCTGTCGGTGACCGAGGTTTTACAATCCCACAGGATTACCCGTAAGTGCCTCCAGCAAAATGAAGTAATATCTGAAGTGAGGTTGATTTTTGCCTCGAAAAAGCATCCACACACCTTCCTCCTTTTTAAATATTGCTGCAGCACCACACACGTATAGAAATGTTACAACAAGAAGTGGATGAAAACCTGTTAAAGGTTGTAAATAACGTCAGAATATGGTGAAAGTTTAACTTCCAGACGAAAAACAACCCTAGACATCAGTGGAAAGAATTAAAAATTGTTGTTTATACTCAAACCTGATTGAACTTGaagtattttttcaaagaaatatagtcaaaaataaataaatgtaccaAAAGTTGGTTCTACAAAGAATTGTGCAAACGGGACTAAATTCTAGTGTTTGGCACACTTCtctgatttttacttgtaaaacaaaacaaaacaaaaaaaaaaaatcatgtataattttccttaAACCTCacaataatgaaatattttgtcttgGTGTATCACATAAATGCGGAGCATGATTAAGaccactgaaaagaaaaaatatcttcttttttttgcctcctATTTTGACCATTGTGAGTCCATTATTGATGTCCTGCAAattactaatattttttaattcttcccACAATCAGAACTCAACAAAGAGCTTGAAATCAAGCAGGCGCAGTTACAAAAAGCTTACCTGGAGATGAAGGAGAAGAACAAGGAAAACGGCGAACTGTGTAGGTGAAGCGAGAAAACGCTGCGATCTTAATCTCATATGAACATTTATGTGTGCCTCatcattttgtttctgctttattCAGTGGTAAACATCTCTGTACTGCAAAGCCAGCTCAGAAAGTTAGAAAAGgaaagtgaagaagaaaaagtcgTTGCCACGGTGTCCAGTGAGTGGGCTCCTGGTGTTTACGTTGTTTGTGTCTTCTTTTTAAGATTGGAAAACGCGTATGTGATGTCattattcattttgtgtttaaatgatGCTTCTTAGAGCTGAATGAACAATTGAAGATTAAACAAAAGGAGAACCAAGAACAGCAGAACTTGATAAAAAGTAAGTTTAGTGAACATATAGGCTGCTGCgaatatatttaatgtataaatgatttaaaaaacatttttatttctaccaGCTCTGCAGATCAGCTTGAACCAGACTCAATCAGAGTGTTCTGCAACAACAAATGAGCAGCAAGTTCAAGGTGACTCTTACTTCTCTTCGTCCCTGCTGGAGGAAATGCTGTGAATTCAAAACttataattattgattttgcttttgGTAGACCTGCAGAAAAGTTTGGGAGCCAAGATTGAGGAACTCAAGAGCAAATCTGATACAGTCACGTCTCTCGGTGAGTCGGAAAGCTGCGCGTATCTTTTCTATGATTTGGAAGATCGAAGGACGTCGACGGTAATGACACGCATGTGTTTGTTTAAGCTCTTCAAGTTTCTACGTTGACTGTGCAGCTGGAAGAACTAAAGAAGCAGCTGGAAAGCTCTGCTTCCCAAACTAAAGTTGAAGGTAGGTTTGCATGAACCGTGCAcacaaatgttgttgttttagctATCTTAGCTAAATTACTTCAAGTGTTTCTTAAGGGAAAGGGACCCATATCCTGTTCTTGTTGCTAAAAAATAgactaaaaacatttataaagtaacaaaataaaaagcttttgcctctcacaaaaaaaaataaaaaaatgtgtctttcttACAATTACTATACTGTATATCCTTGTACTGTGTACAGTTCAATATCAAGCCAGCTggctgaaaaatatttctgtttttttttttaagagcttcAAATAATAATTGACCAGAAAAGTGCAGAACTGGTCAAAGTAACAGAAGAGCTGAAACAACGAAGCACGCAGTCCCAAAGACGTAAGATATAAGCCaatgactaaataaataaatgattcttTTGAATGATATTTATGTGAGTCAACTAAAAATGTGCGACTCTTTCAGTTTTGCAGGTTATTGCCGTACAAGTGGAGATTGATCGACTGGTAACTGTGGCCTCCAATGAATCAGATTACGCCAAGATCCAAGGTAAGTAACAAACACGTAGCATTGCGCTAGCACTGGATAcgtttattatttaatataattgcGACTGCAGGACTCCAAGATCATCTCAGTTACCTGATAGAAGGAATTCAGGACACagacaatgaaaacacaaagctaAGTAGGTATCAGTGAAATGAGTGGTGCACTGCTGAGCAGTAGCTGATCTGACAGGATCACATCTTTCTCTGTCAGCATTTAAAATTCTGACTCAGAAGGACGAAATAGCCAGACTGAAGAAGGAGATGGAGAGCCAACTGGGAGCACAAGCTGAGAAAATTAAAGGTGAGGCAAAAAGTAAtaatactactaataataataatgataaaacatCACATGGACACACCTCacgctttctttttatttcttatttcctAGGTCTGGAAAATCTATTGGAGTCGGTCAGAAatgagataaaaaagaaaacaaatatgctGGAGACGTCACCCTTGAGAATTGCGAATCTGTGTGAGTATTTAGTCCtttcaaaaataagaataaactagataattaaaaaaaacaacaacatttaagcaactatcttttttttatttcttttagctGCTCAGATTATGGAACTGAATGAGAAAATCGCACCTCTGCAGCAGGAAATATCAGACCTCAATCAGACGTATGCTGAAAACCTCGCAGGTAAAGCGATAACTAATACATTTACTTAAGGGTAAATTGCACTTTTGGCTCATATGCATGTATTTCTTAATCTCCAGAACTTCAAGAGAGACGCAATTTTGCTCAGAAGAAACTGCAAAACACTGAAGCTCAGCTCAAGGAGGCAGACGCAAGGAATTTTAAACTAGGTGCAAACTCCTTTCATGTACtagtttaacattttgtttgtttttaatttgccaCTGGAAtaactgtgttttttctgtctctgtcagTAATGGATATCGCCAATCTCAAATCTGAGCTGAAAAAAGCGAAGGAAGAAACTTCTATAACTTCTAAGAAGAAAGTTACTggtttgttattattttaatgcaataatATAGCAAATACTTACTATAGGGTGCCGTAcaaaagtattgttttttttgataaaaggttttggtgctaggatgaggtggggagggggggggaTTTGGTGGTAAAGAAATTGCTTTAgtttgtaaaactgcaatggaaacacgtcacacaagtcacatgatcaacgaCCGGATGCTGCCACTGGCGcgaaccacgaagaagaagacgacaggaagtggcaggcggggcacttcctgtttttaatgacttatcgcgtgaacaaacgTACTCAcgcgtgattttaattgcgctTCTTGTTTGACGGAAATACCGCAATTGCGAAAATTGCCTTCTTTGTCATCAGCGGAATATTGGCAAAGTTTTGCgaacatttgtaatggagaCGCTGCTGTTGAGACTTTCACAGACCAGCTGGATAAAAGTTGGATAGaattacacacaggtgaacCACATTGAACAATTAGGCGACATTTTCACTCTAGTTTTACTTCTTGAACAGCTGCTGTAGTTTGTCTGCCAAATAAAGACATGtttgcaaaataacaaaatgtgaaaatgtttaaaagagtgTGAAGGCTTTTTCAAGTCACTGTGTTTGTCATAAATAACCCCAAAGAGCATGCAACACTTGATTCAGGCAattcttctccctctcttttcAGCCCTGGAACAACAACTTAGAACACAggataaagaaaacagaaaacttgaGAGCGCCAATAGAGGTATGGAATGAGCTCTGCTGCTGTGTtctgttcagccttcctgttatctactGGAAAAGATCAGTCACTATTCCCTGAATGAACCACATGCATGTGGACGTGTTTCGGAAAATAACATTCAATTTTAAATTGCTTCTTATGCACTGATCTGAAAATGGTCTCTTGTTGTTTGGTCACCGAAGCTCCTTTCTCACTCAGACTTAAAGCAACAAATGGAGGAGCTGGAAACGTGCTGCAACTCCAACACCCACTGTGAAGGTGAGAGGTCAAAAAAAAATGACCTGTAGCGAAGATCTACCGTGTCATTTTGTGCTATTTATAGTAAGCTTCTGATAAAAAACAGACGTGCAgaggcagctgcagcagagccaGGAGGATGCGGATCGTCTccatcagcagctgcaggagaagGACGCCGCCCTGAGAAAGCTGCAGCGCGACTTCGAGCAACAGCAGCGGGAGAaggagcagctgcaggaaaactACAACAGTATGTTCACCTCAGAATTACGAGTTAAACACGAGctcagatcagaaccaggaagtcATGCTTTGTTCCTCTCCTCTCAGACGTCGTGGCTAAACTAACCAACGTGGAAGACAGGACCATCTATAACAGTGAGTCACACGCAAGAGCCAGAATTGCTAGGAGAGtaactagagatgcactgattGCAGTATTTTGGTCGATCGCCAATCTTTTAAGAAAACGGACTTGCCAATTACATTGTCATcaacattttttgtctgtttgaaaaGTTGCTCAATATAGCAACAAAATGACTAAGTTTACAGCAGTGGCGTGACTGTTGTTAACCACGCACATAAAGATGTGACCGGGTGGGCGGGTCCGTCACCGCAGAACAAAAAGAGGcagcagctgcatttccattgatcACATAGTTgggcaaattggaattacaaaaacaaatttgctttaTTCAAACACAGCAATTTCAAAAAAACGCATGTCTTTTGCTAGAAGGTTTTTGCGTTATGAGgaggtggtttttcagttacattaaaatttgtgtattttgtaaaattgcaatggaaatttttttttttccgcatcactcgagtcacgtgatcaacaaccagatttTAGCACTGgcggaaaagatgaagaagacggCAGCAaatggtaggaggatgatggcacagcatgttttttttttttttttttttaaattacttatcACGTGACCAAACATATTcccgtgtgattttaattttcgtttcttatttaatggaaacattgcgAAAATGGGTTTTTCAACATGAGCCGAATATCGACAGAGTTGTGTCCACCTTTATAATGGAAACATAACTAGTggttgattttcagacctttagGTCAGTAGGTAATATCGGTGGAAAGATCAGTTTTACGTGTAAGTATTGACCGATCGCCAGTCACCCCAAATGAAAGAAATCTAGGCCGATTTATCAGTGCAACCCTAAAAGTAACATACAGACGCCTTGTACTCTGcatgtttaaacttttttaaatgtaacaaacacaCAATCTGCATTTCTCCCTTTTCCAGCAAAGGTCACCTGGGATCCGAATACGGCACATCCCAGATTAGCTTTCTTTTCCGACAACACCGAGGTATCCACCACCGACGACACACTCCAGTCCCAGGACAACCCCAGCAGGTTCGACGTGGTCCTCGGCGTTCTGGGCTCGACCGGCTTCTCGAGAGGCCGCCATTACTGGGAGGTGTCTGTAGCTGAAAAACGTTGCTACCACATCGGGATGGTCAGCGAATCGGCCAAGAGGAGAGGATCATTATCCTTCAGGCCCGCGAACGGTTTCTGGACCATAATCCTGAACAAACAGGGTGAGCTCAAGGCGATCGACAGGACGTCTGTAACCCTTCAGGTTGAGAGGCTGCCCATTACTCTGGGCATCCTGCTGGACTACAAGAAGGGACAGGTGTCCTTCTACGACGCTGGCGCCAGATCTCATCTGTACTCGTTCTCAGGTCAAGAGTTTACCGACAGAATCTACCCGTTTCTCAACTACTGCGTTGAGGATGTTGAAAATCCTCAGCCAATAGTTTTGCTGCCTCCAGGATCAACCGACTGGATTAATTAAGCAACACAATAAGTCTGGTTTTGGCACATTTGTCCAACAGTTGCATGACTtaataatcaaatgttttattgtctttatgAATGATTTTGattcaataaatcaacaaaCTTAAAAAAGTGTGTACTGACCTCTGACTGTCATCTCCCAGGTGTAATAAACGttaccatttaaaaaaagaacaacctGTGTAGAAAAAACGTTTTAATGAAACTCAACCGTCCAACTTCATAAaacaaagcatgtttttattatgaACATGTTGATCTTGAGAAACATTACAAATCTCTGTAGAAAAAACCCACTCGCGTCAAATGATCACAAAGGATTTCATCACAGTTTAAACAATTACATGGATTTGAAAAAGaccaaaggagaaaaaaaaaaaacaggattccTACCAGGCCtagaaaagcagagatgcacaAGTCAATCATTCGCAGATCGGAATTACGTAGTTTTACTTGTTGTAAAACTACGTAATTCTGATAATTATGGTAGCCGACATGCGTAGTGTCGGCTACCAGAAAAATCTGACACGCCGATCACCAAAAAGAACTAAAGAACTCCCACTATTTTTGGTCTATAAACAACTGACACGAGGTAAATATAAACGTTTTATACGTTGTCATATGCTTTGAAGCATCAGTGGGGATTATCTTGTAATTCCTTCATTCAACCTcaatcaaaaaacatttttttcccccactttcCTTTGATCCATGCATAACTGACAAAAGTCGAAATCAGCAGGCCACAATGCCAAGGAAAATTGGAAATCGGTATCGATGGTGGATTTCTATTTAAAACTTTGGAAAATTATggattttgatttattcttATGCCAGGTCTGGACCAgtaacagaaatatatttaatgaaatatttattttcagacctAATTGTCTGCATGAAAAACAGAATACTGTAAAAACTGctgttaaagtgttttttttttaaagtagtacATCTGTCATTCTGCCTCTCCATCCAGCCTTCTGTTGAATAATCTCTCTGTTCAGCCATcaatccatccaaccatcagtTCCCTTGTGGTGTCTCAAAGTTCCATCTTCGACATCTGAACACTGTGCAAACATCTGACGTAAAATCATCCAAAACTTTTCTATCGTTTCTTAAATATGGGGCAAAAATTGACTGAGAAATCGGAGTATCTGAGACCGGAAAAGCACGGACCTTCTATGTAAGAGGTCTGTAGCAAATCTAAGGAATGCAGCAACTGCATGCATGTCCTCTGATGCAGACTTCTGGTCAGTCTCTTCCTGCGGTGCCAGCAACGCTCCTGTAGAAGTGGGCAACAAACATGGGGTCCTTCTCCTCCAGCATGTGCAGGAAGTGATTCCTCTCCTCTTCCCCCCAGGACTCAAACCACTGGGTCCACAGCCGGAGCTGGCACTCAAAGATGTTGGGCAGTTTGTCTTTGACCTGTCACAAAGCAGTagttaagaatttttttttttttttttttaacgtgtCAACTCAAGAAGTGCATGTAACAGAGCAGGGAGTACCTGGAGGGTGCTGAGTGAGTCGAGGAGAGTGCACACTTTCCCCGGCACGGCTTTCCCAACAAGATCCTGCAGGAACCTCTCCTTCTGGGAGTCATTCCAGCCTTGGAACCAGCTCAGGACACACCGCTGCTCCTGGAAGGTCACGTAGGAGATGGGCTCTGGTTGTCTGTCTTGACCCGCGCAGGACAGGTTCTCCAGGCTGGGAGGGCTGGCTGCACCCTGGGGAGCTGATGGCAGGTCAAACTGGCCTGGAGAAGGCCGGCCAGCCCCGCTGCTGCTCTGGGTAGCAGGGGTCGCTGCTCCTGCTGGTAGACTTGCGGGATTAGAGGGACTGCCGAGGACATTCGGGGCTGCAAATTGTTGGCCATCGGCGGCCTGCCGCTGGTACGGACCTTGACTGACCTGACTAAACCACGACATTTCTCAGAAAGTGTCTTCAACCAGAAAAAGTTTGCTGGACTTTGAAACGCCAGCGGCGGAGAAACCCTCCCGGGTTTGTTTACATGCGGTTCAGGCAAGACCGCCGCTCACGCGTCACTTTAAAGCCGGCATCACTTAACACCAGCTGTTTCAATTATAAAAACCGGCCTAATCTGAAGTAAACTACGTCATTTTGCTCATATTTAGAGACCTGTTATGTCTACTTAGCAGCAGTCGAGTAGCTGCAAAAAATACACAGGAAACGGAAACAGTTTAAAACCTCTTTGTGCACGGAAGTGAAGATTGCGCAGGATTTGCGCAAAATGTTGTCTACAtctacaaaaagtaaaacattgatATAGATTTATAACATATATGTACACGAATTTGAAGTGCATAATGTGAGTTGTGTGTtctgtaaactttatttttcttttagttattttaatatttatgagaGGTGTTGCGTCGCAATGGG includes:
- the LOC116722214 gene encoding CAP-Gly domain-containing linker protein 1, which encodes MAGGSSFVWVPFLLICVLPASDNRHVPHNVGEFVKNTGNPQLDEILSRIPIPLPDGTDFDNVNVTSIKVKLCAGFEESLDSLNKQLREASRRNSQLDGEAFALRREVRQLTLKLSTCSLAVTSVAGSYHTQLHNKLKHLLEAIDSENIQVLKIMALTRDVRSLRRKFEFAVNSNGNSTEITAVQAELSAKTAELNAKKQQISRNNETLALILEIISLQNQIWDLQQTELSSKTALTVDRRLLALQELLDRKLSELQRKEDPISIVLELISVRHKITTMEKRIKILTQGSKSKSLDAQRELRQKTEQLKRAILLLSGRENDKNLTREILRLQFEVDRLATIVSNFEETLESTITAITEELEVKKRKEVILQKSLENTDHAIAQLIMKVISIMEELTEHKETTTDEQPDILTLLQTYKRDYTKALSEIKSLKEQLRQTREQCSGLEERYIAVKTELEQRVAQLNRTEDSKTAFVVSVIHLHSEIAALKKAIVTSAGTKEIIRLQRELLQKEEELKAKTADIERLIPNSQIVLNIIELQNNIWTLQSKDTNETTSEISELQRRLDGLLSEIDSKDQETLKHMMTVLTLQSQVEYLQKQLSVTEVLQSHRITQLNKELEIKQAQLQKAYLEMKEKNKENGELLVNISVLQSQLRKLEKESEEEKVVATVSKLNEQLKIKQKENQEQQNLIKTLQISLNQTQSECSATTNEQQVQDLQKSLGAKIEELKSKSDTVTSLALQVSTLTVQLEELKKQLESSASQTKVEELQIIIDQKSAELVKVTEELKQRSTQSQRLLQVIAVQVEIDRLVTVASNESDYAKIQGLQDHLSYLIEGIQDTDNENTKLTFKILTQKDEIARLKKEMESQLGAQAEKIKGLENLLESVRNEIKKKTNMLETSPLRIANLSAQIMELNEKIAPLQQEISDLNQTYAENLAELQERRNFAQKKLQNTEAQLKEADARNFKLVMDIANLKSELKKAKEETSITSKKKVTALEQQLRTQDKENRKLESANRDLKQQMEELETCCNSNTHCEDVQRQLQQSQEDADRLHQQLQEKDAALRKLQRDFEQQQREKEQLQENYNNVVAKLTNVEDRTIYNTKVTWDPNTAHPRLAFFSDNTEVSTTDDTLQSQDNPSRFDVVLGVLGSTGFSRGRHYWEVSVAEKRCYHIGMVSESAKRRGSLSFRPANGFWTIILNKQGELKAIDRTSVTLQVERLPITLGILLDYKKGQVSFYDAGARSHLYSFSGQEFTDRIYPFLNYCVEDVENPQPIVLLPPGSTDWIN
- the c6h14orf119 gene encoding uncharacterized protein C14orf119 homolog translates to MSWFSQVSQGPYQRQAADGQQFAAPNVLGSPSNPASLPAGAATPATQSSSGAGRPSPGQFDLPSAPQGAASPPSLENLSCAGQDRQPEPISYVTFQEQRCVLSWFQGWNDSQKERFLQDLVGKAVPGKVCTLLDSLSTLQVKDKLPNIFECQLRLWTQWFESWGEEERNHFLHMLEEKDPMFVAHFYRSVAGTAGRD